One Malaclemys terrapin pileata isolate rMalTer1 chromosome 7, rMalTer1.hap1, whole genome shotgun sequence genomic region harbors:
- the HHEX gene encoding hematopoietically-expressed homeobox protein HHEX — MQYQHPASAPAAAAMGVSVPLYAPTPLLQPVHPTPFYIEDILGRGAGAPPAPHPLPSPAPPTLPSPNSSFTSLVSTYRTPIYEPTPIHPAFSHHPALAATYGGSTYAAPLYPFPRTVNDYTHALIRHDPLGKPLLWSPFIQRPLHKRKGGQVRFSNDQTIELEKKFETQKYLSPPERKRLAKMLQLSERQVKTWFQNRRAKWRRLKQENPQGSKKEETESVDSHCDKRQESCLTPEQKNKEVSLDGSQYTPSPVSQEDLESEISDDSDQEVDIEGDKGYYNSTH; from the exons ATGCAGTACCAGCACCCGGCCTCTGCCCCGGCCGCCGCGGCCATGGGTGTGAGCGTGCCGCTCTACGCGCCCACCCCGCTGCTGCAGCCCGTGCACCCCACGCCCTTCTACATTGAGGACATCCTGGGCAGAGGGGCCGGCGCGCCCCCCGCGCCGCACCCGCTGCCCTCGCCGGCGCCGCCGACTCTGCCGTCTCCCAACTCCTCCTTCACCAGCCTGGTGTCCACCTACAGGACCCCCATCTACGAGCCGACCCCGATCCACCCGGCCTTCTCCCACCATCCTGCCCTGGCTGCTACCTACGGCGGCAGCACCTACGCTGCCCCCCTGTACCCTTTCCCCCGGACCGTGAACGACTACACGCACGCTCTGATCCGGCACGACCCCCTGG GGAAGCCCTTGCTCTGGAGTCCCTTCATCCAGCGGCCGCTGCACAAGAGGAAAGGGGGCCAAGTTCGCTTCTCCAATGACCAGACCATCGAGCTGGAGAAGAAGTTTGAGACCCAAAAGTATCTCTCGCCGCCGGAAAGAAAGCGACTGGCCAAGATGCTGCAGCTCAGCGAGAGGCAG gTCAAAACTTGGTTTCAGAATCGCAGAGCTAAATGGAGGCGCCTAAAGCAG GAGAACCCTCAAGGCAGCAAAAAAGAAGAAACTGAAAGTGTGGATAGCCACTGTGATAAAAGGCAAGAGAGCTGTCTGACCCCTGAGCAGAAGAATAAAGAAGTCTCTCTGGATGGGTCTCAGTACACCCCCTCACCAGTCTCTCAGGAGGACCTTGAGTCAGAAATCTCAGATGATTCAGATCAAGAAGTGGACATTGAAGGTGATAAAGGCTATTATAATTCTACCCACTAA